The genomic stretch ACCAGTTGGACATTTGATGGAAATGCTGAGATATCATTAGGTCATGCATAGTCTAACCCTTTCATCATTCATTTGAGAAAGTATTTGTAGATTCTAGAGTGGCATTTGCCACATGAAGTCTATTGTCAGAAACATGTGGCACATTCTTCTCCCTAGTCTTTTGCTAGCATTGCCAGTCGGGTACTACACATCTTTTATGTGTTGTAATTTGATTCATTGAAATTCTTACTAAGGCCTAATCTGATACTCAGAAGAGCCAATTCCCTGTCCATGTTGGTTTCTCACTACGAGATGCACTTAACAAGGTGATTTATGCTGGCATCAACAAGCTAAAGATATCATGGTTACTAAAGCAAtatcaacaacaataacaatagaGTATATACTAGGAGTGCTCAATAATTTCATCCACTTCTGACACCACACTGACAGACAGGAACAAGCCGATGTTCAGTAAAACTTTCCCAAAATTGGAATAACATTTATCATTCGCATAATCACAGTAGCAATCTCTCCATTGGTCCTTAATCACACCTATACAACTACTGTTCCAATGATCATTTCTAAAACATACAACATTATACCAGGAAAGGTCTCACTTCTTCCTTGGATTCATGCTTTCATTTTACAAAATAATCCTTGATGAGTGATCTTCCTCGTGTCATGAACCCAAAAATCTGACTATCAAAAAGCAATCATGCCATGTACACTATAGACTAGCGTGAGAATCACTTTGAAAGATGAAAAAGGATATGAGAGTTCACTGACACAAGAAACGGTCAGAAAAGTCACCAGTTTCGCCAGCATCAGATCCGGTTAAGGCTCGAGGAGGAAGGGGCGGCCTCTTGGCGACTAGTTCGGAGGATAGACCTCCGAGAATCCGATCCAGATTGGTCTTCCGGGCGTCGAGGACTCTTCTGGCCATCTCGCTCACTTCGCGCTCCAGTTCCTggatctccctctcctcctcttcctcatccTCCACGCGCAACCTCTCCGGCAGCTCTGGATTACCATCTACTTCCAGCCTCCGCTTGCCGCGACCTAGGGCTTCCATCTCGCCCACGCGGGCGAAAGGCGTCGGAGTCACGGGTGGACCGTGTTGGGAGTGGCACAGCAAAAGCCCCGTCGAAGAGGCCTTTCTTCTCTAGTCCCGCTCGATAGCAACCCGATGCCTAACCTGGCGTACTGTTGGTCCATGTCGTCGTAGAAGGATGTGCGACCCATGCTTCACTAAGATACAAATTAGTGGGTACAAACAAATATAACGA from Zingiber officinale cultivar Zhangliang chromosome 5B, Zo_v1.1, whole genome shotgun sequence encodes the following:
- the LOC121984648 gene encoding uncharacterized protein LOC121984648; amino-acid sequence: MEALGRGKRRLEVDGNPELPERLRVEDEEEEEREIQELEREVSEMARRVLDARKTNLDRILGGLSSELVAKRPPLPPRALTGSDAGETELPPSLEPNGGSLLGNADRTMVEKLLLFRAKMEGIISETPVVLKRANECILQIEKLEKCDVTVPSIFNRR